Proteins from one Oryza sativa Japonica Group chromosome 12, ASM3414082v1 genomic window:
- the LOC4351915 gene encoding laccase-24 precursor, whose translation MKSPVHLEHPFGTQIVKDNMARSWSLLLLPFALALVASVAQAAVVEYTFNVGNLSISQLCQQEMIITAVNGQLPGPTIVATEGDTVVVHMVNESPYNMTIHWHGIFQRGTPWADGPAMVTQCPVRPGGNYTYRFNVTGQEGTLWWHSHFSFLRATVYGALIIKPRGGAKAYPFPVPDEEVVVILGEWWKTNVYDLQQRSLVTGNPAPHADAYTINGKPGDFYNCSAPNQTHKFELKQNKTYMLRIINAALNTPLFFKVANHSFNVVAADACYTKPYKTDVVVISPGQTVDALLVPDAGVAAAVGGRYYMAVIPYNSAVNAADPSFLYSLTNSTAIVEYGGGPATSPPMVPDMPEYNDTATAHRFLSNMTALVPNRVPLAVDTHMFVTVSMGDTFCGPEQTMCMPDDKGTIFASSMNNASFILPNTTSMLEAMYKGSIDGVYTRDFPDTPPIVFDYTADASDDNATLKHTFKSTKVKTLKYNSTVQMVLQNTRLVSKESHPMHLHGFNFFVLAQGFGNYNETTDPAKFNLVDPQERNTVAVPTGGWAVIRFVADNPGVWFMHCHFDAHLEFGLGMVFEVQNGPTQETSLPPPPSDLPQC comes from the exons ATGAAGTCACCTGTCCATCTCGAACATCCATTTGGTACACAAATAGTTAAGGATAATATGGCGAGATCATGgtcgcttcttcttcttccatttGCGCTTGCTTTGGTTGCTTCCGTTGCTCAAGCTGCTGTTGTGGAGTACACTTTCAAT GTAGGTAACCTCTCCATTAGTCAGCTATGCCAGCAGGAAATGATCATAACTGCAGTGAATGGTCAGCTCCCCGGCCCGACGATCGTTGCCACTGAGGGCGACACGGTGGTTGTTCATATGGTCAACGAGTCACCCTACAACATGACCATCCACTG GCATGGTATCTTCCAGCGCGGTACGCCATGGGCGGATGGACCGGCTATGGTCACGCAGTGTCCGGTCCGTCCCGGAGGCAACTACACTTACCGGTTCAACGTCACCGGGCAGGAGGGCACGCTGTGGTGGCACTCCCATTTTTCCTTCCTCCGCGCCACCGTCTATGGCGCGCTCATCATCAAACCTCGCGGCGGCGCCAAGGCCTACCCGTTCCCCGTGCCCGATGAGGAGGTGGTGGTCATCCTCGGTGAGTGGTGGAAGACGAACGTGTACGACCTGCAGCAGCGCTCCCTCGTTACTGGCAATCCGGCGCCCCACGCCGACGCGTACACCATCAACGGCAAGCCCGGCGATTTCTACAACTGCTCTGCCCCCAACC AAACGCACAAGTTCGAGCTGAAGCAGAACAAGACGTACATGCTCCGGATCATCAACGCTGCGCTCAACACGCCGCTCTTCTTCAAGGTGGCCAACCACAGCTTCAACGTGGTGGCCGCCGACGCGTGCTACACCAAGCCGTACAAGACCGACGTGGTGGTCATCTCGCCGGGGCAGACGGTGGACGCGCTCCTGGTACCggacgccggcgtcgccgcggccgtcggAGGGCGCTACTACATGGCGGTCATCCCGTACAACAGCGCCGTTAATGCTGCCGACCCAAGTTTTCTGTACAGCCTGACCAACAGCACGGCCATCGTCGAGtacggcggcggcccggcgacCTCGCCACCCATGGTGCCGGACATGCCGGAGTACAACGACACGGCCACCGCGCACCGGTTTCTCTCCAATATGACGGCGCTGGTGCCGAACCGTGTGCCGCTCGCCGTCGACACCCACATGTTCGTCACCGTCTCCATGGGAGACACCTTCTGCGGACCGGAGCAGACGATGTGCATGCCAGACGACAAAGGGACCATCTTCGCGTCGAGCATGAACAACGCCTCCTTCATCCTCCCGAACACAACCTCCATGCTCGAGGCCATGTACAAGGGCTCCATCGACGGCGTCTACACCCGCGACTTCCCCGACACGCCGCCGATCGTCTTCGACTACACCGCTGACGCATCGGACGATAACGCGACGCTGAAGCACACGTTCAAGTCGACCAAGGTGAAGACGCTCAAGTACAACTCGACGGTGCAGATGGTGCTGCAGAACACGAGGCTGGTGTCCAAGGAGAGCCACCCGATGCACCTCCATGGCTTCAACTTCTTCGTCCTCGCACAGGGCTTCGGCAACTACAACGAGACGACGGACCCGGCCAAGTTCAACCTCGTCGATCCGCAGGAGCGCAACACCGTCGCCGTCCCCACCGGCGGCTGGGCCGTCATCCGCTTCGTTGCAGACAACCCAG GGGTTTGGTTCATGCACTGCCACTTCGATGCTCATCTAGAGTTCGGGCTTGGCATGGTGTTTGAGGTTCAGAACGGTCCAACGCAGGAGACATCGTTACCGCCACCACCATCGGACTTGCCACAGTGCTAG